The Sphingopyxis sp. YR583 sequence CGGGTGCCGGGACAATCCCGATGCCAAGGCCGAGCTCGCGCCGCTGGACGACGGACTGACCAGCTCCGATCCCGCGATCAAGGGCGCGCTCGAAGACAAGATCATGGTCGACCCCAAGCTCGCGGGTCAGGCGAACAAGAATGCCGTGGGGCCGGGTAACCGACCCGTCGATGGCGGCGTTCCCGGCGTCGCGGGCGGCAAGGCCGCGACCGCCGCCGAAGCCGCGGCAGCGCTGTCGGCCGGGAAATTGCTGACCGCGCCGAAAGCCCTGCCGTTCGAGGCCGGCTGTGACGGCTGCGAAGCGAAGCAGCGCCCCGTTACGATCGGCGCATTGGCCCGCGACCAGAACAAAGGCGCGTGCGACGCCAAGCTGACCTATGGCAACGCATGGGCCGACCGACTGCCCGCCGCGTTCAAAGTCTATCCGCGCGCGACGCTGCGCGAAGCGGCGGGCATCGCCGGCGGCAAATGCAACATCCGCGTCGTCAATTTCCAGACCGCGGCATCGATGCAGGCGGTGCTCGATTATTATCACACGATGGCGATCCGTGCGGGTTATTCCAGCGACCACCGCGTCAACGGCAACGAGCATATGCTCGGCGGCACCAAGGGCGACCTTGCCTATGTGCTGATGATGCGCCGCGACGGCGGCATGACCGACGTCGATCTGGTCGCGTCCGGCGGCAAATAAGCCGACTTACATGACGCAATGAAAAGGCCCCGGGGAGAGGGATACCCCGGGGCCTTTATCATGCTTGCGTGACGAGCAAGCGGTCAGATCTTGTCGCCGAGCGCGCCCTGGATCTTGCCCTTCAGATTCTGGGCTTCGCCCTTGCGCTCCTGCGCCTCGCCTTCGGCACGCAGGCGCTCGTTGTCGGTCGCCTTGCCGGCCGCCTGCTTCACATTGCCGGCAGCTTCATTGGCGAGGCCTTTTGCCTTTTCGGTCAGTTCACCCACGGGGTTTCTCCTTGGCTTTTTAGAGGCGGGAGGGGCTCGCCTCTTGCAGGAGAAACGGGCGGCGCCGTCCGACGTTGCACCGCGTGGGATAAGGCGTTGCAAAGGAAGGATGTAAGGGGCGGCTTGGGTGGGGAGCTGCCATCCCCAGGCCCGAACCCGCCGCCTTAAATCAGCCCCGCCAGCGGGCTCGACGGGTCGGCATATTTGCGCAGGCCCATCCGGCCCGCGAGATAGGCGTCGCGCCCGGCCTCGACAGCGCGCTTCATCGCGCGCGCCATCAGGATGGGATCTTTTGCCTCGGCAATCGCGGTGTTCATCAGCACGCCGTCGCAGCCAAGCTCCATCGCCACCGCCGCGTCGCTCGCCGTGCCGACGCCGGCATCGACGAGCACCGGCACCGACGCGCCCTCGACGATCAGGCGGATCGTCACGCGATTCTGGATGCCGAGGCCCGAGCCGATCGGCGCGCCGAGCGGCATGATCGCGACCGCGCCCGCATCCTCGAGCTGCTTTGCGGCGATCGGATCGTCGACGCAGTAAACCATCGGCAGGAAGCCCTCTTTCGCGAGCACCTCGGTTGCCTCCAGCGTCTCGCGCATATTGGGATAAAGCGTCTTCGCCTCGCCCAGCACTTCGAGCTTCACCAGATCCCAGCCTCCCGCTTCGCGCGCGAGGCGCAGCGTGCGGATCGCGTCGTCGGCGTTGAAGCAGCCCGCGGTGTTCGGCAGATAGGTAATCTTTTTCGGATCGATATAGTCGGTCAGCATCGGCGCGGCCGGATCCGACACATTGACGCGGCGCACCGCGACGGTGACAATTTCCGCCCCCGACGCCTCGACCGCCGCGGCGTTCTGTTCGAAATCCTTATATTTGCCGGTGCCGACGATCAGCCGCGACGTGAACGTCCGGCCGGCGACACTCCACTGATCCGCTGACAACTCAACCGCCTCCTACGAAATGAACGATTTCCAATGCGTCACCCTCGGCGAGCATGACGTCGGCGAGCGTCGAGCGCGGCACGATCTCGCGATTGCGTTCGACCGCGACCTTCTTGACGTCGAGGCCGAGCGACGCGACGAGATCGGCGATGCTGCCTTCGCGCACCTGCCGGGGTTCGCCATTGAGAATGACCGCGATCACCTGAAATCCGCCTCGCTTTGCCTTTTGCCGAGCAGCCCATATAGGGGGAGCATCCTCCGCCGCAACCGAAAGCCCGCGCCTTGCCCGATCCGCAAACCGTTTATGTCCTCAGCGGCCCGAACCTCAACCTGCTCGGTACGCGCGAGCCCGAAATCTATGGCCATGACACGCTGAACGACATCCATGCGCGGCTGGAGGCGCAGGCCGCCGGGCTGGGACTGCGGGTCGAATGCCGCCAGACGAACCATGAAGGGGTGCTGATCGACTGGCTGCACGAGGCCTATGTCGCCGGCGCCAAGGCGGTGCTGCTCAACGCCGGCGGCTATACGCACACCTCGATCGCGATTCACGATGCGATCAAATCGATCAAGGTGCCGGTGATCGAGGTCCATTTGTCGGACCCGATGAAACGCGAAGAATTCCGGCATTTAAGCTATGTCGGCATGGCCGCGGCCGCGCATTTTGCAGGTCATGGCGCGAACAGCTATACGCTGGCGCTGGACGCCGCCGCCCGTCTCTGACAATAGGGCGCATCAAAAACGGGGTCTGAGCGTCCTGATAATGGACGCCGCAACAACAGGAAAATTCTCATGGGTGACCATAAAGACAATGGCATCAACATCGATCCGGCATTCGTCCGCGCACTGGCCGAATTGCTCGACGATACGCAGCTTTCGGAAATCGAGGTCGAGGACGGCGAGCGCAAGGTTCGCGTCGCCCGCACGCTGACCGCCGCCGCCGCACCTGTCGCTTATGCGCCTGCGCCGATCGCAGCGCCCGCCGCCGCCGCGCCCGCTGCTGCGGCACCTGCCGCGGCCGCCGCGCCTGCCACCGATAATTTCGCCGACGCGGTGAAATCGCCGATGGTCGGCACCGTCTATCTCGCGCCCGAACCCAGCGCCCCGAACTTTGCCGCCGTCGGTTCGGCGGTAAAGGCCGGCGACACGATCCTGATCATCGAGGCGATGAAGGTGATGAACCCGATCACCGCGCCCGCTTCGGGTACGCTGAAGGCCGTGCATGTCGAGAACAGCCAGCCGGTCGAGTTCGACCAGCCGCTGTTCACCATCGGCTGAGGCCCCACATATGGGCATTGAAAAGCTTCTGATCGCCAACCGCGGCGAGATCGCGCTGCGCATCCATCGCGCGTGCCACGAAATGGGCATCAAGACCGTCGCGGTGCATTCGACCGCCGATACCGACGCGATGCATGTCCGGCTGGCCGATCAGGCCGTTTGCATCGGCCCGCCGGCCGCGAAGGACAGCTACCTCAACATCCCCGCGATCATCGCCGCCGCTGAGATTACCGGCGCCGACGCGATTCACCCGGGCTATGGCTTCCTGTCCGAAAACGAGCGTTTCGCCGAGATCATCGAAGCGCATAATATGATCTTCGTCGGGCCCAAGCCCGAGCATATCCGCACGATGGGCGACAAGGTCGAGGCGAAGCGCACCGCGGTCGCGCTCGGCCTGCCGGTCGTTCCGGGTTCGCCGGGCGCCGTCACCTTCAACGAGGAAACGAAGACGCTCGCGAAGGAAATCGGCTACCCCGTCCTGATCAAGGCCGCCTCGGGCGGCGGTGGGCGCGGCATGAAGGTCGTTCCCGACGAGGACAGCCTCGAAAGCCTGATGGGTCAGGCTTCATCCGAAGCGGCGGCCGCCTTTGGCGACCCGACCGTCTATATGGAAAAATATCTCGGCAATCCGCGTCATATCGAATTTCAGGTCTTCGGCGACGGCAAGGGCACCGCGATCCACCTCGGCGAACGCGACTGTTCGCTCCAGCGCCGCCACCAGAAGGTGCTCGAAGAAGCCCCCTCGCCGATCATCTCGGCCGAGGAACGCGCGCGCATGGGCGGCATCTGCGCCGATGCGATGGCGAAAATGGGCTATCGCGGCGCAGGCACGATCGAGTTCCTGTGGGAAAATGGCGAGTTCTTCTTCATCGAGATGAACACGCGCATCCAGGTCGAACATCCGGTGACCGAAATGATCACCGGTTTCGACCTCGTCCGCGAGCAGATCCGCATCGCGGGCGGCGCCGGGCTTTCGGTCAAACAGGAAGACCTGGAATTCCGCGGCCATTCGATGGAATGCCGCATTAATGCCGAGGATCCGCGCAGTTTCCTGCCCTCGCCGGGCAAGGTGACCAACTATCACGCCGCGGGCGGCATGCACGTCCGCGTCGATAGCGGGCTCTATGCCGGCTATTCGATCCCGCCCTATTACGACAGCATGATCGGCAAGCTGATCGTCTATGGCCGCACGCGCGAAAGCTGCATGATGCGGATGCGCCGCGCGCTCGAGGAAATGGTGATCGGCGGCGTCAAGACGAACATCCCGCTTCATCAGGCGCTGCTAGCCGATCCCGACGTCATCCACGGCGACTATACGATCAAGTGGCTCGAGGAATGGCTGGCCAGACAGGACGAAGCGGCGAAAGACTAGTCGCACCGGCCATCCCGGCATTGGAGCTTTGGAACTGCGACGGACTGTGCCGCAGCTCACTTTAACTGTGGATGTTTTTTGGCTATGGCCTTTAACCATGGCCAAAAACACTCCCATTTCCGCGCGTCACACTGCGGCGCTTCTCCTCCCGCTGAGCCTGCTCGCGGCCCCTGCCCTCGGGCAGCAGGTCAAGGAGGATTCGGTCATCCTGCAACCCGACAAGGTCAAGGATGACGCCCCCGTGGTTGCGGCGCAGATCGACATGCCGAGCTGGTCGGAAGACAATGCGACCGCACTGTTGAGCTTCATCGAAAAGGTCGGCGACGAAGGCCTGTTTGCGAAGGATTACAACCCCGACGGCCTTGCCGCCGCGATCCTTGGCGGCGACCAGGCGAAACTCGACAAGACCGCGACCGACAGCTTTCTGCTGCTCGCGACGCATTTGCGCGACGGGCGCACGCCCAATGCGGCGCGCAAACAATGGTTCATGGTCGACAGCGACGGCGACAGCGAGCCCCTTATCTCGCTTCTCACCGCGGCGCTCGGTGCCGGCACGGTGAAGGAAACGCTCGCCACGCTCGACCCGGTGCATCCCGATTTCGCGGTGCTCAAGGCGTCGCTCAAAAAGGCGAAGACCCCTGCCGACGCCAATGCCATCCGCGTCAACATGGAACGCTGGCGCTGGATGCCGCGCGCGCTCGGCGAACGCTATGTCGTCAGCAATGTTCCCGAATATGTGACGCGCGTCGTCCATGGCGGTACGATCATCGCGACCCACAAGGCCGTGGTCGGCAAGAATTCGACCCCGACGCCGCAGCTCAACCCGATGGCGACGGGCATCATCGTCAACCCGACGTGGACGCTGCCGCGCAGCATCATCAACGAGGGCATCGGCGCGACGATCGCACGCAATCCCGCCTCGGCGCGCGCGCAGGGCTATACCTGGACAGGTAGCGGCAAAACGCTCTCGGTCGTCCAGCAGCCCGGCGCGAACAATGCGCTGGGCGTGATGAAGATGGAGATGCTCAACCCGCACGCCATCTACCTCCACGACACGCCCTCGAAGGGCGCCTTCGCCGCCGCCGCGCGCGCGTTCAGCCACGGCTGCATCCGCACCGAGCGGGCGCTGCACTTTTCGGGCCTGATGGCGGTGATGTTCGCCGGAAAAAGCCCCGAGGAATTCGGCGAAGCGATCGCAAGCGGCAAGACGACGCGCTTCGGCTTCGACAGCCCCTTCCCGGTCTATGTCGCCTATTGGACCGTCATCCCCGACGGCAAGGGCAACGTGAAGAAGCTCTCTGACATCTATGGCCGCGATGCGCCCGTAGTCGCGAGCTTCGCCAAGCCAGGCCGTCCGACCGCGACGATCATCGCGCCGAAGCCGCCCGAAGTCGTGCCGACGGTGACGACGGCGCGCGCGACGACGCCGGGAACCAGCGGAATTTATTGAACAGCACCCCGGCTTGCCCGGGGCGCCCTTCTGCGGATTTAATCCTTCTCGCCGGTTTCGACCAGCCCGTGGCCCACGCTCACGCGCTCGTCGAAGACGAAGCAGCTGCCGTGCCAGCGGCTTTCGGCCTCGGGCACCTGTTCCAGATAGGCGAGAATGCCGCCTTTCAGGTGGACGACATCCTCGACGCCCTCATGGCGGAGAAAGGCGGTCGATTTTTCGCAGCGGATGCCGCCGGTGCAGAACATCGCGACGCGCTTGCCCGCAAAGCGGTCGGCATTGGCGCGCCACCAGTCGGGGAAGTCTCCGAAGCTTTTCGTCTCGGGATCGATCGCACCCGCGAAGCTGCCGTAACCGACCTCGAAACCGTTGCGCGTGTCGATGAGCACCGTGTCGGGATCGTCGACGAGCGCGTTCCAGTCGGCGGGATCGACATAGGGCGCGGCTTCGCGCGCCGGGTCCAGCCCCGGCACCTTCATCGTGACGATCTCTTTCTTGAGCCGCACCTTCATCCGCCCGAACGGCATGTCGGCGGCGGTCGAATATTTGACATCGAGCGCGGCGCAATCGGGCAGCGCACGGATATGACCCAGAACCGCCGCGATCCCCGCCTCGGTTCCGGCGATCGTGCCGTTGATCCCCTCGCGCGCCAGAAGCAGCGTGCCCTTTACTCCTTCGGCCGCGCACAGCTCGAAAAGCGGCTGGCGCAGGGCGGCGGGATCGTCGAAGGACGCGAAGCGATAGAGGGCGGCAACCTGGAACATGCGCGCGCCATGTAGGCGCGATTGGGCTCTAGCGAAAGGGATCGTGCCGCCCGGTCGCATATTGCGCCATCGCCATAGTCGTCCATTGCGCGTTGACGCGGATGCAGCTGGGGAAAACGCTGGCGTCGGTGACGAACACATTCGTCGTGCCATGGACGCGGCATTCGGGGTCGACGACGCCATATTGCGGATTTTCGTTGATCGCATTGCCGCCGTGCGGGTGGCTGCTCGATAACGTCACATCGTCCTGTTCGCGGATCGCCGCCTTGAAGAAGGCATCGATATCCATGTCGGGCGTGACCTTTTGCCCCTTTGCGAGCGCCGGATAGCATTCGAGCGCGCCGGCCGCGAAATGCACCTTGGTCAGCGTCGCCATCGCGCGGCGCAGCATCGGCAGGTCGTCGTCGACGTCGAGACGGAATTTGAGCTTTCCGTCGACGATCTGCCCGCGCCGGTCGGCGGGAAAGAGGATGCCCGCCGAATGGACGCGGCCGAAATTCTTCATCCGCTGCGAATGGTCGGCGAACCAGCCGGGCATCAGCGACGCCATCGACATCGGCGGCTGAAAATGGCTTTCGAGCAGGAAATCGCCGCAGTCGACATAGCTCGACATCTGATCCTCGTCCCACGCATCGCCGCCCGCACCCTCCGGCATCAGCGCGACGACCGGCGAAGCGACGTTGAGCGAAACCTGATAGCCGGTGCCGTCGATGTCGCTGCGGTCGAGTAGCTTCGACGAGGCGATCGTGCCCGCCGCGACGACGACGCCAACGCGCGCGCGGACGAGGCGGCTCGATCCGTCGGGCAGGATCAGCTTCACCGCCTCCGCCTCGCGCCGGCCGTCGGCGGCGGTCTGCCACAATATCTGCTGCGCCTTGGTATCGGGCAGGATGCGTGCGCCGCGATCGCGGCACGCCTGCGGCAGATAGGTCTGCGCGACCCCCATGCGGCGGCCATAGGCGCAGCCCGAATTGCAATAGCCGCAATAGGCGCAGGCGGTCGGCGTATTCGGCGGGCCGAAATTCTTGTCGAACCAGTCGGTGATCGCGCGCTTGTCCATCGGGTTGTCCGAGGTGTCGGCATAGGCGTGCCAGCCGTTGATCAGGTGCGGACCGTTGTGGCGTCCGCTGCGCGGCTCGATCCGCGCGATGCCGAGCATGTCCTTCACCGCATCATAGCTGTCGTGAAAGGCCGCCGCGTCGACCGGCGCACCGATGATGGCCCATTTGGCGAGCACATCCTTCGCATCGGGGTGTGTCCGGCCGGGTTCGTTGACGCGCAAACATATCCCGTTGTTGATCGTCGACGATCCGCCGACGCAGCGCCCTTGGAACACGACGAAATCGCGGTTCGTCGTCGTCTGGACCGCGCCATGTTTGTAGAGCCTCGCGATCATGTCGAGTTCGTGATGGGTGATCGCATGGCTGGGGTAGAAGGGCCCCGCCTCGACGATCAGCACCTTATAGTCCCAACCCGCAATATTATAGGCCGCGACCGCCCCACCCGCGCCCGAACCGATGACGATCACGTCATATTCGTCCTCGAGGCTGTTGGCATCGAGGATATGTGCGGGGTCGATTTCTCGCCCGCGGACGGGGGCGAGCGGCATGTCGTAGCTGCCGCGCTGACGGAATTTGGGCAGCGTGAAGCCGATCTGGCGGTGGACGGGGTTGGCCGCATTCGCGTCCTGATCGCCGGGTTCGAGCCCAGGCTGCCAGTGGCCATAATAGCAGGCGTAGATGATCCCGCGCAGCCGGCCCATATCTTGAAACAGGTCGATGCTGCTGTCGCGCATCCGATCCTCGATCCGCTCGACGCGCGTCGCGACATCGACCTCGGCAAACATCGGCCCGAGAACGATTTCGGTCGCGGTCAGCGAGAGCTGGATTTCCTTGAGCTTGGTGCCGCCGATCTTGCCGAACAGCTCTGTCACATTGGCGACGACCTGATCGGGCGTGATCGCCATCTCGGCGCCGTCGAACAGCGCCTCGGTCAATGCCTTCAAAAATTTGAGCTGCCCGAAATTAAACGGTGCCGTCATCGCCCTGCCCCCAGATTACCGCACACTGCAAATGCCGCGTTATACCGGGCGCGGGCAAGCTGTATTGTACGGGATCGCCAGTTATGCGGTGCGGGCGAGCGTTTCGGCGGGCAAGAACGGCTCCACGGCGGCCATTGCGCGCGTCACATAATCCGCTTTCTCACCGACGGGCGCGACATAGTGGAGCGCCTCTTCCGCGGCCGCCGTCCCGGCGAGCCGAGCGATGATCCATGCCGCAAGATATTGCGACGCAAGGCATCCGCCCGCGGTTGCGACATTGCCGTGCGCGACGAAGGGCGCGTCGAGCACCTCGACTCCCGCCTCGATCACCCACGGCTTGGTCGTGAGGTCGGTGCAGGCGGGGAGATCGCCGATCAGTCCGAGCTTCGCGAGCAGCAATGTTCCCGAGCATTGCGCCCCGATCAACTGACGCGCCGGATCGAGCCGGATGCGGCCGAGCATCAGCGGGTCGGCCGCGATCTCGCGGGTCCTGATGCCGCTGCCGATAATCACCGCGTCGGCCTTGGCTGCGAAGTCGAGCGGCTGCTGGCGCTCGATCGTTACCCCGTTCATCGAGGTCACGCGCGGCGTCGGCGCGGTGATATGCGCTTCCCAACCCTGCCCGCGCAGGCGGTTCAGGATGGCGGCGGCGACGAACGAGTCGAGTTCGTTGAAGCCGTCGAAGGTCAGCACCGCAATCTGCACGTCAAAACTCCTTGTACAAAAGCCGGCTTATATCGCGCCTTCGAAGATATCCTCAAGCCAGCGCACGCGCGCCGCATCGTCGCGGGGCGACGCGAGATAGCGGCCCCATGCGCCGCTTTCGTGCGCGACGATGCCGAGTTCCCAGACGCAGAAGGTCGGACGAACGACGCCCGCAGCAGGGGGACAGGCGGGATCAAAGGGCGCGAAGGCCTGCATGTCGCCTTGGCGATACCACACTGCCTCCCACAATTCGTTCGATCCACGCCACACCGACAAAAGCAGGAAATAAAAATCGGCGCCGCAGCGGTGGAGGATGACGAAACCGCAATCGCCGGCCGCCAATGTCGTCGAAGCGTGCCGGTCGAACCAGTCCGCGCAATATTTTGCCACGTCATCCGGAACCGGGGCATCGACCGCGGTCAGATGATAGAGTTTCAGCGCCGCGCCGCCCATTTCGGCGACGCCGCGAAAGACAGCGTGCTTGGGATAGTGACGATAGGCAGGATCGACGGTGACGGACATGGCGGACCTCATCTCTGTTCCGCTTATGTTCTAATCGTCGCCGATCCTCCCGGCAATCGTCTTTTGGCTCAGGCCGCCTTTTTTGCCTGCCGATATTTGTGGAGCAGCGGTTCTGTGTAGCCCGATGGCTGCGTTACGCCTTCGAAAATCAGGGCGCGCGCCGCTTGATATGCGATGCCGTCGGGCGTCAGCTTTTCGTAAAGCGCGTCGCCAGCGTTCTGCGCATCGACCTTCGCCGCCATGCGCGCCAAGGCGGCATCGACCTGCTCGGCGGTGCAGACACCGTGGAGCAACCAGTTGGCGAGCGCCTGACTGGCGATGCGCAGCGTTGCACGGTCTTCCATCAGGCCGACATCGTCGATGTCGGGCACCTTCGAACAGCCGACGCCCTGATCGATCCAGCGCACGACATAGCCGAGGATGCCCTGGCAATTATTGTCGAGCTCGCGGGTGATTTCGGCGTCGCTCCAGTTGCGGCCGGTCGCGACGGGGATGTTGAGCAGGCGGTCGAG is a genomic window containing:
- a CDS encoding CsbD family protein, yielding MGELTEKAKGLANEAAGNVKQAAGKATDNERLRAEGEAQERKGEAQNLKGKIQGALGDKI
- a CDS encoding bifunctional sulfur carrier protein/thiazole synthase protein, producing the protein MSADQWSVAGRTFTSRLIVGTGKYKDFEQNAAAVEASGAEIVTVAVRRVNVSDPAAPMLTDYIDPKKITYLPNTAGCFNADDAIRTLRLAREAGGWDLVKLEVLGEAKTLYPNMRETLEATEVLAKEGFLPMVYCVDDPIAAKQLEDAGAVAIMPLGAPIGSGLGIQNRVTIRLIVEGASVPVLVDAGVGTASDAAVAMELGCDGVLMNTAIAEAKDPILMARAMKRAVEAGRDAYLAGRMGLRKYADPSSPLAGLI
- the thiS gene encoding sulfur carrier protein ThiS; this encodes MIAVILNGEPRQVREGSIADLVASLGLDVKKVAVERNREIVPRSTLADVMLAEGDALEIVHFVGGG
- a CDS encoding type II 3-dehydroquinate dehydratase; translated protein: MPDPQTVYVLSGPNLNLLGTREPEIYGHDTLNDIHARLEAQAAGLGLRVECRQTNHEGVLIDWLHEAYVAGAKAVLLNAGGYTHTSIAIHDAIKSIKVPVIEVHLSDPMKREEFRHLSYVGMAAAAHFAGHGANSYTLALDAAARL
- the accB gene encoding acetyl-CoA carboxylase biotin carboxyl carrier protein; amino-acid sequence: MGDHKDNGINIDPAFVRALAELLDDTQLSEIEVEDGERKVRVARTLTAAAAPVAYAPAPIAAPAAAAPAAAAPAAAAAPATDNFADAVKSPMVGTVYLAPEPSAPNFAAVGSAVKAGDTILIIEAMKVMNPITAPASGTLKAVHVENSQPVEFDQPLFTIG
- the accC gene encoding acetyl-CoA carboxylase biotin carboxylase subunit, with amino-acid sequence MGIEKLLIANRGEIALRIHRACHEMGIKTVAVHSTADTDAMHVRLADQAVCIGPPAAKDSYLNIPAIIAAAEITGADAIHPGYGFLSENERFAEIIEAHNMIFVGPKPEHIRTMGDKVEAKRTAVALGLPVVPGSPGAVTFNEETKTLAKEIGYPVLIKAASGGGGRGMKVVPDEDSLESLMGQASSEAAAAFGDPTVYMEKYLGNPRHIEFQVFGDGKGTAIHLGERDCSLQRRHQKVLEEAPSPIISAEERARMGGICADAMAKMGYRGAGTIEFLWENGEFFFIEMNTRIQVEHPVTEMITGFDLVREQIRIAGGAGLSVKQEDLEFRGHSMECRINAEDPRSFLPSPGKVTNYHAAGGMHVRVDSGLYAGYSIPPYYDSMIGKLIVYGRTRESCMMRMRRALEEMVIGGVKTNIPLHQALLADPDVIHGDYTIKWLEEWLARQDEAAKD
- a CDS encoding L,D-transpeptidase family protein, with product MAKNTPISARHTAALLLPLSLLAAPALGQQVKEDSVILQPDKVKDDAPVVAAQIDMPSWSEDNATALLSFIEKVGDEGLFAKDYNPDGLAAAILGGDQAKLDKTATDSFLLLATHLRDGRTPNAARKQWFMVDSDGDSEPLISLLTAALGAGTVKETLATLDPVHPDFAVLKASLKKAKTPADANAIRVNMERWRWMPRALGERYVVSNVPEYVTRVVHGGTIIATHKAVVGKNSTPTPQLNPMATGIIVNPTWTLPRSIINEGIGATIARNPASARAQGYTWTGSGKTLSVVQQPGANNALGVMKMEMLNPHAIYLHDTPSKGAFAAAARAFSHGCIRTERALHFSGLMAVMFAGKSPEEFGEAIASGKTTRFGFDSPFPVYVAYWTVIPDGKGNVKKLSDIYGRDAPVVASFAKPGRPTATIIAPKPPEVVPTVTTARATTPGTSGIY
- a CDS encoding oxygen-dependent tRNA uridine(34) hydroxylase TrhO; translation: MFQVAALYRFASFDDPAALRQPLFELCAAEGVKGTLLLAREGINGTIAGTEAGIAAVLGHIRALPDCAALDVKYSTAADMPFGRMKVRLKKEIVTMKVPGLDPAREAAPYVDPADWNALVDDPDTVLIDTRNGFEVGYGSFAGAIDPETKSFGDFPDWWRANADRFAGKRVAMFCTGGIRCEKSTAFLRHEGVEDVVHLKGGILAYLEQVPEAESRWHGSCFVFDERVSVGHGLVETGEKD
- a CDS encoding GMC family oxidoreductase N-terminal domain-containing protein, whose product is MTAPFNFGQLKFLKALTEALFDGAEMAITPDQVVANVTELFGKIGGTKLKEIQLSLTATEIVLGPMFAEVDVATRVERIEDRMRDSSIDLFQDMGRLRGIIYACYYGHWQPGLEPGDQDANAANPVHRQIGFTLPKFRQRGSYDMPLAPVRGREIDPAHILDANSLEDEYDVIVIGSGAGGAVAAYNIAGWDYKVLIVEAGPFYPSHAITHHELDMIARLYKHGAVQTTTNRDFVVFQGRCVGGSSTINNGICLRVNEPGRTHPDAKDVLAKWAIIGAPVDAAAFHDSYDAVKDMLGIARIEPRSGRHNGPHLINGWHAYADTSDNPMDKRAITDWFDKNFGPPNTPTACAYCGYCNSGCAYGRRMGVAQTYLPQACRDRGARILPDTKAQQILWQTAADGRREAEAVKLILPDGSSRLVRARVGVVVAAGTIASSKLLDRSDIDGTGYQVSLNVASPVVALMPEGAGGDAWDEDQMSSYVDCGDFLLESHFQPPMSMASLMPGWFADHSQRMKNFGRVHSAGILFPADRRGQIVDGKLKFRLDVDDDLPMLRRAMATLTKVHFAAGALECYPALAKGQKVTPDMDIDAFFKAAIREQDDVTLSSSHPHGGNAINENPQYGVVDPECRVHGTTNVFVTDASVFPSCIRVNAQWTTMAMAQYATGRHDPFR
- a CDS encoding DJ-1/PfpI family protein codes for the protein MQIAVLTFDGFNELDSFVAAAILNRLRGQGWEAHITAPTPRVTSMNGVTIERQQPLDFAAKADAVIIGSGIRTREIAADPLMLGRIRLDPARQLIGAQCSGTLLLAKLGLIGDLPACTDLTTKPWVIEAGVEVLDAPFVAHGNVATAGGCLASQYLAAWIIARLAGTAAAEEALHYVAPVGEKADYVTRAMAAVEPFLPAETLARTA